From the Entomomonas sp. E2T0 genome, one window contains:
- a CDS encoding YqiA/YcfP family alpha/beta fold hydrolase has translation MKSLVYVHGFNSSAKGFKCQQVKDLMLERGQISHFRAPNLPVSPLEAIDQLKEVILSLEKPTLIGSSLGGYYATYLAERYQLKAVLINPAVLPHRFLGKTFNEQESLQDSQLWATDEIGKILKDAYDSEQAFVESYIKELATLETPMPTDKERFKVWLKTGDEVIDYRFAKEWYKNCDLTIDEGGDHSFADFAERVPEILDWAEIPNK, from the coding sequence ATGAAATCATTAGTATATGTACATGGTTTTAATAGCTCTGCTAAGGGATTTAAGTGTCAACAAGTTAAAGATTTAATGTTAGAAAGAGGTCAAATTAGCCACTTTAGAGCACCTAATTTACCTGTAAGTCCACTAGAAGCTATTGATCAACTTAAAGAAGTAATACTTAGTTTAGAAAAACCTACTCTAATAGGTAGCTCTTTGGGTGGTTATTATGCAACTTATTTAGCTGAACGGTATCAATTAAAAGCTGTATTGATTAATCCAGCCGTTTTACCTCATCGGTTTTTGGGTAAAACATTTAATGAGCAGGAAAGCTTGCAAGATAGTCAGCTCTGGGCTACTGATGAAATAGGGAAAATATTAAAAGACGCCTATGATAGTGAGCAGGCTTTTGTAGAGAGTTATATTAAAGAGCTTGCTACATTAGAAACACCCATGCCAACAGATAAAGAACGTTTTAAAGTATGGTTAAAAACAGGTGATGAGGTAATAGATTATCGTTTTGCCAAAGAATGGTATAAAAACTGTGATTTAACTATTGACGAGGGTGGTGATCATAGTTTTGCAGACTTTGCTGAACGTGTACCTGAGATTTTAGATTGGGCAGAAATACCCAATAAATAA
- the guaB gene encoding IMP dehydrogenase, with protein MLRINQEALTFDDVLLIPGYSEVLPNTVSLRTKLSRGIELNIPLISAAMDTVTEARLAIAMAQEGGIGIIHKNMTIEQQASEVRKVKRFEAGVVQHPITIEADKTIGDLLKITKQYNISGVPVLANGNLVGIVTSRDIRFESNMNTKIHDVMTPKDKLVTVKEGANKEEVRQLLHKHRIEKVLIVNDDFQLKGMMTVKDIEKAKTYPLATKDDQDRLRVGAAVGTSAETPDRIAALVEAGVDVIIIDTAHGHSKGVLDRVRWAKQTYPNLQVIGGNIATGEAAIALADAGADGVKVGIGPGSICTTRVVAGVGVPQISAIANVAAALRDRDIPLIADGGIRFSGDLAKAIAAGAYSVMMGSMLAGTEEAPGEIELYQGRSYKSYRGMGSLGAMAQAHGSSDRYFQDTSAGTEKLVPEGIEGRVPFKGAVGAIVHQMIGGLRAAMGYTGSGDIPTMRTRPEFVRITGAGMAESHVHDVQITKEAPNYRVG; from the coding sequence ATGTTACGCATAAATCAAGAAGCACTTACCTTTGATGATGTCTTATTAATCCCTGGATATTCTGAAGTTCTGCCTAATACAGTTAGCCTTAGAACTAAGCTATCCCGTGGGATCGAACTCAATATTCCACTTATTTCAGCTGCTATGGATACTGTTACCGAAGCTCGACTTGCTATTGCCATGGCGCAAGAAGGTGGCATTGGTATTATCCATAAAAATATGACTATTGAACAACAAGCCTCAGAAGTTCGCAAAGTAAAGCGTTTTGAAGCAGGCGTTGTACAGCACCCTATCACTATAGAAGCAGATAAAACTATTGGTGACCTATTAAAAATCACTAAACAATATAATATTTCGGGTGTACCTGTACTTGCTAATGGTAACTTAGTAGGTATCGTTACTTCACGTGATATTCGTTTTGAAAGCAACATGAATACCAAAATTCATGATGTGATGACCCCTAAAGATAAATTAGTGACAGTTAAAGAAGGCGCTAATAAAGAAGAAGTAAGACAACTCCTTCACAAACACCGTATTGAAAAAGTACTTATCGTTAATGATGACTTCCAATTGAAAGGCATGATGACGGTAAAAGATATTGAAAAAGCAAAAACTTATCCATTAGCCACCAAGGATGATCAAGATCGTTTACGTGTAGGTGCCGCAGTAGGCACAAGCGCAGAAACTCCAGACCGTATTGCTGCCTTAGTTGAAGCAGGTGTTGATGTTATTATTATAGATACTGCTCATGGCCACTCTAAAGGTGTACTTGATCGCGTTCGTTGGGCTAAACAAACCTATCCAAATCTACAAGTCATTGGTGGCAACATTGCCACAGGTGAAGCAGCCATTGCTTTAGCTGATGCAGGTGCAGATGGTGTTAAAGTAGGTATTGGTCCTGGCTCAATCTGTACTACACGTGTTGTAGCGGGTGTTGGTGTGCCACAAATTTCTGCTATTGCTAATGTAGCCGCTGCTTTAAGAGATAGAGATATTCCCTTAATTGCAGATGGTGGTATCCGTTTTTCTGGTGACCTAGCTAAAGCTATTGCAGCAGGAGCTTACTCTGTTATGATGGGTTCTATGTTAGCAGGTACTGAAGAAGCCCCCGGTGAAATTGAACTTTACCAAGGACGTTCTTACAAATCCTATCGTGGCATGGGTTCATTAGGTGCTATGGCACAAGCTCATGGCTCAAGTGATCGTTACTTCCAAGACACATCTGCAGGCACTGAAAAACTGGTGCCTGAAGGTATTGAAGGCCGTGTACCTTTTAAAGGTGCTGTAGGCGCAATCGTTCACCAAATGATTGGTGGTTTACGTGCAGCAATGGGCTATACTGGTAGTGGCGATATTCCAACCATGCGTACTCGTCCAGAGTTTGTACGTATTACTGGCGCAGGTATGGCTGAATCACATGTACATGATGTGCAAATTACTAAAGAAGCACCTAACTACCGTGTTGGTTAA
- the guaA gene encoding glutamine-hydrolyzing GMP synthase: MTQDIHAHRILILDFGSQYTQLIARRVREIGVYCELHPFDMDEQAIRDFNPKGVILSGGPESVHEANSPRAPQIVFELNIPILGICYGMQTMAEQLGGKVESSTIREFGYAQVDVIGKARLLEGIEDIIKDNGTPALDVWMSHGDKVSQLPQGFIPLATTPSCPYAGMADNERHWYGVQFHPEVTHTKQGERILSRFILDICQCKALWTPANIIEDMINKVREQVGDANVLLGLSGGVDSSVVAALLHKAIGDQLTCVFVDNGLLRLHEGDQVMAMFAENMGVKVIRADAEKLFLDKLVGVSDPEQKRKIIGNTFIEIFDQESNKLTNIQFLAQGTIYPDVIESAGAKTGKAHVIKSHHNVGGLPEDMKLKLVEPLRELFKDEVRKIGLELGLPYNMVYRHPFPGPGLGVRILGEIKKEYADLLRQADHIFIEELHKADWYHKVSQAFVVFQPVKSVGVVGDGRRYAWVVALRAVETIDFMTARWAHLPYELLEKVSNRIINEIENISRVTYDVSSKPPATIEWE; the protein is encoded by the coding sequence ATGACTCAAGACATTCATGCTCATCGCATCCTTATCCTTGACTTCGGTTCTCAATATACCCAGCTTATTGCTCGCCGTGTAAGAGAAATAGGTGTTTATTGTGAGCTACATCCATTTGACATGGATGAACAAGCCATTCGTGACTTTAATCCAAAAGGCGTGATTTTATCAGGTGGCCCTGAATCAGTACACGAAGCCAATAGCCCTCGAGCCCCACAAATTGTATTCGAACTAAACATCCCTATTCTTGGTATTTGCTATGGTATGCAAACTATGGCAGAACAACTAGGCGGTAAAGTAGAAAGCTCTACTATACGAGAATTTGGTTATGCGCAAGTAGATGTAATTGGCAAAGCGCGCTTATTAGAGGGCATCGAAGATATTATTAAAGATAATGGTACCCCTGCTCTTGATGTATGGATGAGTCACGGTGACAAAGTAAGCCAACTACCCCAAGGTTTTATACCTCTAGCTACCACACCAAGCTGTCCTTATGCAGGTATGGCTGATAATGAGCGTCATTGGTATGGCGTACAATTTCACCCAGAAGTAACTCATACTAAACAAGGTGAACGCATACTTTCTCGCTTTATCTTAGATATTTGCCAATGTAAAGCACTATGGACACCTGCCAATATCATCGAAGATATGATTAATAAAGTGCGCGAACAAGTAGGTGATGCTAACGTATTACTAGGCTTATCAGGTGGAGTTGACTCATCTGTAGTAGCTGCCCTACTTCATAAAGCCATAGGCGATCAACTAACCTGTGTATTTGTAGATAATGGCTTACTTCGTCTCCATGAAGGTGATCAAGTAATGGCTATGTTCGCTGAAAACATGGGTGTTAAAGTTATCCGTGCCGATGCTGAAAAACTATTTTTAGATAAATTAGTTGGTGTATCAGACCCTGAACAAAAGCGCAAAATTATTGGTAATACCTTTATTGAAATTTTTGATCAAGAATCTAACAAACTAACCAATATTCAATTCCTAGCACAAGGCACTATCTATCCTGATGTCATTGAATCAGCAGGTGCTAAAACAGGTAAAGCCCATGTAATTAAATCACACCACAATGTCGGTGGCTTACCTGAAGATATGAAATTAAAATTAGTTGAGCCGCTACGCGAACTATTTAAAGATGAAGTCCGCAAAATCGGTTTAGAGTTAGGTTTACCCTACAATATGGTATATCGCCACCCCTTCCCTGGTCCAGGTCTAGGTGTTCGTATACTTGGTGAAATCAAAAAAGAATACGCTGATCTACTTCGCCAAGCAGACCATATCTTTATTGAAGAACTCCACAAAGCAGATTGGTATCATAAAGTTAGCCAAGCCTTTGTTGTATTCCAGCCCGTTAAATCAGTAGGCGTGGTAGGTGATGGTCGCCGTTATGCGTGGGTAGTAGCATTACGCGCTGTAGAAACCATTGACTTTATGACCGCACGTTGGGCGCATTTACCTTATGAATTGCTTGAAAAAGTATCTAATCGTATTATCAATGAAATAGAAAATATTTCACGAGTAACCTACGACGTATCAAGCAAACCACCTGCAACAATTGAGTGGGAGTGA
- the parE gene encoding DNA topoisomerase IV subunit B: MANTTYTAEAIEVLSGLDPVRKRPGMYTDTTRPNHLAQEVIDNSVDEALAGFAKNVRVILHTDQSLEVTDDGRGMPVDIHPEQGISGVELILTKLHAGGKFSNKNYQFSGGLHGVGISVVNALSHRVEVHVKRDGNEYRMAFENGYKASELEVIGTTGKRNTGTSVRFWPNASYFDTAKFSLSRLKHLLKAKAVLCPGLTISFDDLNTEEHIEWHYENGLKSYLAEAMQGFECLPVTSFMGNLEGTKEAVEWAVLWLPEGGELLQESYVNLIPTPLGGTHVNGLRQGLLDAMREFCEFRNLLPKNMKLAAEDIWERISFVLSMKMQDPQFSGQTKERLSSREAAGFVGGTVKDAFSLWLNSNPEIGQQLAEFAISNAGKRLRAGKKVERKKVTQGPALPGKLSDCATQDTSRSELFLVEGDSAGGSAKQARDKDFQAIMPLRGKILNTWEVDGSLVLGSQEVHDIAVAMGIDPDSDDLSQLRYNKICILADADSDGLHIATLLCALFVRHFRPLVEAGHVYVAMPPLYRIDIGKEVFYALDEGERDGILDRIAADKKRGKVQVTRFKGLGEMNPSQLRVTTMDPNTRRLVQLTLDHFEETREMMDMLLAKKRASDRKQWLEEKGNLAEVLA, from the coding sequence ATGGCGAACACAACTTATACAGCTGAGGCAATTGAGGTTTTATCAGGTTTAGACCCTGTTCGTAAACGCCCTGGTATGTATACAGATACAACCAGACCTAATCATTTAGCCCAAGAAGTTATTGATAATAGCGTTGATGAAGCATTAGCTGGCTTTGCAAAAAATGTGCGAGTTATTTTGCATACTGATCAATCATTAGAGGTAACGGATGATGGTCGAGGTATGCCTGTAGATATTCACCCTGAGCAAGGTATTTCAGGGGTAGAGTTAATTCTCACTAAGCTCCATGCAGGTGGTAAATTTTCTAATAAAAACTATCAATTTTCAGGTGGTTTACATGGTGTGGGTATTTCTGTTGTTAATGCCTTATCTCATCGAGTAGAAGTACATGTAAAGCGTGACGGTAATGAATACCGTATGGCTTTTGAAAATGGCTATAAGGCATCTGAATTAGAAGTCATTGGTACAACAGGTAAACGCAATACAGGAACTAGCGTGCGTTTTTGGCCAAATGCCAGCTATTTTGATACAGCTAAATTCTCATTATCACGTCTCAAACACCTTTTAAAAGCTAAAGCAGTTCTTTGCCCAGGCTTGACGATTTCTTTTGACGATTTAAATACCGAAGAACATATTGAGTGGCATTATGAGAATGGTTTAAAGTCTTATTTAGCTGAAGCTATGCAAGGTTTTGAATGTTTACCAGTAACTTCCTTTATGGGGAATCTAGAGGGAACTAAAGAAGCGGTTGAGTGGGCAGTGCTTTGGTTACCTGAAGGTGGTGAGTTATTACAAGAAAGCTATGTTAACTTGATTCCAACACCGCTAGGTGGCACCCATGTTAATGGTTTACGCCAAGGTTTATTAGATGCGATGCGAGAGTTCTGTGAGTTTCGTAATCTATTACCTAAAAATATGAAGTTAGCTGCTGAAGATATTTGGGAACGTATCAGTTTTGTACTTTCTATGAAAATGCAAGACCCTCAGTTTTCAGGGCAAACTAAAGAACGTTTATCTTCCCGTGAAGCAGCTGGTTTTGTAGGGGGGACTGTTAAAGATGCCTTTAGTTTATGGCTAAACTCTAATCCAGAGATTGGTCAACAACTAGCTGAATTTGCTATTAGTAATGCAGGTAAGCGCTTACGTGCAGGTAAAAAGGTTGAGCGTAAAAAGGTTACACAAGGGCCTGCGTTACCCGGTAAATTATCAGATTGTGCCACCCAAGATACTAGCCGTTCAGAGCTATTTTTAGTAGAAGGTGATTCTGCAGGCGGTTCTGCTAAGCAAGCAAGAGATAAAGACTTCCAAGCTATTATGCCATTACGTGGTAAAATCCTTAATACTTGGGAAGTAGATGGTAGTCTGGTATTAGGTTCACAAGAAGTACATGATATTGCAGTAGCTATGGGGATTGATCCAGATTCAGATGATTTAAGCCAGTTACGTTATAACAAAATTTGTATCTTAGCTGATGCAGATTCTGATGGACTACATATCGCTACTTTGCTTTGTGCCTTATTTGTTCGACATTTTAGGCCATTAGTAGAAGCAGGGCATGTTTATGTTGCCATGCCACCTTTATATCGGATTGATATTGGGAAAGAAGTATTCTATGCCTTAGATGAAGGTGAGCGAGACGGTATTTTAGATCGTATAGCTGCTGATAAGAAAAGGGGTAAAGTACAGGTTACGCGCTTTAAAGGGTTAGGCGAAATGAATCCTTCTCAATTACGTGTAACTACTATGGATCCTAATACTCGTCGTTTAGTACAATTAACCTTAGATCATTTTGAAGAAACGCGAGAAATGATGGATATGCTATTGGCTAAAAAACGCGCATCTGATCGTAAGCAATGGTTAGAAGAAAAAGGAAACCTCGCTGAGGTATTAGCTTAA